The Endozoicomonas montiporae CL-33 genome contains a region encoding:
- a CDS encoding helix-turn-helix domain-containing protein, which translates to MKKTDRKAIKKEIAPAALSSEEAALYLGLSKCDLDQSRISGDLSGLIPPRFIRIGRRVRYRMSDLEQWLNSHDNFTTLAEESSS; encoded by the coding sequence ATGAAAAAGACAGATCGGAAAGCCATAAAAAAGGAAATCGCACCTGCTGCCCTTTCTTCAGAAGAAGCTGCTCTTTATCTGGGCTTAAGCAAGTGCGATCTGGATCAGTCAAGAATCAGCGGAGACCTCTCAGGCCTGATACCTCCGAGATTTATTCGTATCGGTCGAAGAGTTCGATACCGGATGTCAGACCTGGAACAGTGGCTTAACAGTCATGATAACTTTACGACTTTGGCTGAAGAGTCTTCATCCTGA
- a CDS encoding RNA-guided endonuclease InsQ/TnpB family protein, whose protein sequence is MKTKRAYKERFYPTPEQEQLLAQSFGCARFVYNNTLRFRTDAYYKDGSSVSHSQVEKRLVSLKAEFPFLKDVSSVILQQTLRDQQEAFKNFWAGRTKYPKFKKRNARQSIRLTKAAFSVKDGQLFIAKSKESLNIRWSRELPSEPSSITISKDRAGRYFVSMLCEFEAKPMPISKNTVGIDLGLIDLFITSNGEKSGNPRHTKRYERKLAYLQRELTKKQKGSSNRAKAKLKVARLHAKIADCRMDATHKASRKLINENQVVCVENLAVKNMIKNPKLAKHIADANWGEFVRQLQYKAEWADRTVSEIDRFFPSSKRCSSCGFVNESLPLSIREWDCPECKTHHDRDINAAQNIKTAGLAGLACGATGTGIAA, encoded by the coding sequence ATGAAGACGAAGCGAGCCTATAAAGAACGATTCTATCCGACACCTGAGCAGGAACAACTACTTGCTCAGTCGTTTGGTTGCGCTCGATTCGTCTACAACAATACTCTCCGATTTCGTACTGACGCATATTACAAAGACGGAAGCAGTGTCTCTCACTCACAAGTTGAAAAGCGGCTTGTGTCGCTCAAGGCTGAATTTCCGTTTCTGAAAGATGTTTCCAGTGTGATACTTCAACAGACTCTCAGAGATCAGCAGGAAGCCTTCAAGAATTTCTGGGCAGGTAGAACCAAATACCCCAAGTTCAAGAAAAGAAACGCAAGGCAGAGTATCCGCTTAACCAAAGCTGCGTTCAGCGTAAAAGATGGACAGCTATTCATTGCCAAGAGCAAAGAATCCCTTAATATCCGCTGGAGTAGAGAACTACCTTCAGAGCCTTCCAGTATCACTATCAGCAAGGACAGAGCCGGACGGTACTTTGTATCCATGCTGTGTGAGTTTGAAGCTAAACCAATGCCTATCAGTAAGAATACCGTGGGTATTGATTTAGGTTTAATTGATCTGTTCATCACTTCCAATGGTGAAAAATCCGGTAATCCAAGGCATACCAAACGCTACGAGCGAAAGCTCGCCTACCTTCAGCGTGAACTGACGAAAAAGCAGAAAGGCAGCAGTAACAGGGCAAAAGCAAAGCTCAAGGTTGCTCGTCTTCATGCGAAAATAGCCGATTGCCGGATGGATGCTACCCATAAAGCATCCCGCAAACTCATAAACGAGAACCAAGTTGTTTGTGTTGAAAACCTCGCAGTGAAGAACATGATCAAAAATCCAAAGCTGGCAAAGCATATAGCTGATGCTAATTGGGGAGAGTTTGTCCGGCAGCTACAGTACAAAGCCGAATGGGCTGATCGTACTGTTTCTGAAATAGACCGATTCTTTCCAAGCTCAAAGCGTTGCTCAAGCTGTGGATTCGTTAATGAAAGTCTGCCGTTGTCTATACGTGAATGGGATTGCCCCGAGTGCAAAACCCATCACGATAGAGATATTAATGCAGCACAGAATATAAAAACCGCCGGACTGGCGGGGTTAGCCTGTGGAGCGACTGGAACGGGGATTGCAGCCTAG
- a CDS encoding site-specific integrase: MAKKKLTETVVKNLKDDELWDTDVRGFHVRLRASGKFFYYSYRVKSTGQKRKASIGRYGDLTVVQAREVAQSMAGEVALGKDPIAEKEAARIEVARSKNATLEIFLDGEYKEVTSKKTANDVIPTVKNHFSEYLEKDMSEITAWKIEKWKKAYKGEAAGCNRILESLRGVLTKAVKAGLLTKHPLEGVKGNKVDKKKKVRYLSAEEEIRLRKALGDREQELRAKRTRYNKWLLQRRKPLKPDLTKLKFADYLKPMTLVTLHTGIRRGEVFNLKVRDVDFSARVLTVAGGGAKSGESRHIPLNKEAYSVLKQWVEQNKLERGDLVFANPNTGKRFDNIKNAWKSLMESADLENFRFHDLRHTFGTRLAQRGVDLETLRDLMGHSDIKTTQIYLHTSNQLKVDAVAKLEQMAFQDEDSSAKVVKLS; the protein is encoded by the coding sequence ATGGCAAAGAAAAAGCTTACGGAAACAGTGGTTAAGAACCTGAAAGACGATGAACTTTGGGATACGGATGTTCGGGGGTTTCATGTACGCCTGCGGGCGAGTGGCAAGTTCTTTTATTATTCCTACCGGGTTAAATCAACCGGACAAAAGAGAAAAGCATCTATTGGTCGCTATGGTGATCTGACTGTTGTCCAGGCCAGAGAAGTGGCACAGTCAATGGCAGGTGAAGTTGCGCTTGGGAAAGACCCAATTGCAGAAAAGGAAGCCGCACGGATCGAGGTGGCTCGATCAAAAAATGCCACATTGGAAATATTCCTTGATGGTGAATACAAGGAGGTCACCAGTAAGAAAACAGCCAATGATGTTATTCCAACCGTAAAGAATCACTTCTCTGAATATCTTGAAAAAGATATGAGTGAAATCACGGCGTGGAAAATAGAGAAATGGAAAAAGGCTTATAAAGGAGAAGCCGCTGGTTGTAATCGAATACTTGAATCATTACGCGGTGTTCTTACCAAAGCTGTTAAAGCGGGACTTCTGACAAAACATCCTCTTGAAGGTGTTAAAGGTAATAAGGTTGATAAAAAGAAAAAGGTTCGTTACCTGTCTGCTGAAGAAGAAATTCGACTCAGAAAGGCACTGGGAGACAGGGAGCAGGAACTAAGGGCAAAACGAACCCGGTACAACAAATGGTTGCTGCAGAGACGTAAGCCTCTAAAGCCTGATTTAACAAAACTGAAATTTGCTGACTATCTGAAGCCGATGACGCTTGTGACTCTGCATACAGGTATCCGCCGTGGTGAGGTATTCAACCTGAAGGTCAGGGATGTTGATTTTTCTGCCAGGGTGTTGACTGTTGCTGGTGGCGGTGCGAAATCAGGTGAGTCAAGACACATCCCCCTGAATAAAGAGGCTTACTCTGTACTGAAGCAGTGGGTTGAGCAGAACAAGCTGGAGCGTGGCGATCTGGTATTTGCTAACCCGAATACGGGCAAACGGTTTGACAATATTAAGAATGCCTGGAAGAGTCTGATGGAGTCAGCTGATTTAGAAAACTTCCGCTTTCACGATCTTCGACATACTTTTGGTACCCGTCTGGCACAACGGGGCGTCGATCTGGAAACCTTGCGTGATCTTATGGGCCACTCAGACATCAAGACCACGCAGATATACCTGCACACCTCAAACCAACTGAAAGTTGATGCTGTTGCCAAGCTGGAGCAGATGGCTTTTCAGGATGAAGACTCTTCAGCCAAAGTCGTAAAGTTATCATGA
- a CDS encoding VOC family protein → MIGIGQFCINVSDLEQSVTFYTQVLGLKVEHRIELPGLTEAVLVGDDGAARIQLAQQLEQDAPIEHSNGFWKLYLNTDDSDTPRPSLRFGRGFLNRSKNLPASTRLP, encoded by the coding sequence ATGATCGGTATTGGACAGTTTTGCATTAACGTCAGTGACCTTGAACAGTCAGTGACGTTTTATACACAAGTGCTTGGACTCAAAGTGGAACACAGGATTGAATTACCGGGATTAACTGAAGCGGTACTGGTAGGCGACGACGGAGCAGCACGCATCCAACTGGCTCAACAGCTTGAGCAAGACGCGCCTATTGAGCACAGCAATGGCTTCTGGAAGCTCTACCTCAATACAGACGACTCTGACACTCCCCGCCCGTCGCTTCGCTTTGGGCGAGGGTTCTTGAATCGCTCCAAGAACCTTCCTGCTTCAACACGCCTTCCCTAG